The nucleotide sequence TCACCCCGCGGAGCAACGCCAGGAGCTCCTCCCCTCGGTTCGTTTGACGTAGCGCTTCTTCGATCTCGATGTCGCGAGAAGTCACGAGGTCGCAGAGGTGTTGTTCGAGCGACTGCATACCGAGATCGCGACCCGTGGAGATGACGTTACGAAGCTGATGGCTCTTTCCGTCCCTGATGAGGGCACGAACGGCATCGTTCGTCACCAGCACCTCTGCGGCGACGCGCCGGCTTCGTGCCGCGCGGCAACGCACCAAGCGTTGGCAGAGGACGCCTAAGAGTACGTTAGCAAGAGTGCTTCGAACCGCTCGCTGCTCCGCCGCATCGAACGCATCGACGATGCGGTCGACCGTCTGCGGGGCTTCGCCGGTGTGCAACGTGGTTAAAACCAGGTGCCCCGTTTCGGCGGCGAGTAACGCCGCACGCATCGTCGCCGCATCGCGCATTTCGCCGATCAGGATGACGTCCGGGTCGCTGCGCAGCGATGCAAGCACGGCATCCGCGCAATTCGCAACGTCCCTGCCCACCTGTCGCTGCGTCACCAACGATTCCTTTCCGCGATATCGGAACTCGATCGGGTCCTCAACGCAAATAATCCGGCGTTTACCCATGGCACTCAAATACCGAATGGCGCCCGCTAACGACGTCGATTTTCCACTTCCGGTCGGGCCGGCAAAAATCAGCAAGCCGTGAGTTTTGTTGAGGAGCTGCCGAACGATCTCCGGCAGGCATAAGGAGTCGAGCGTCGGCACCTCATTGGGGAGCAAGCGAAACGCAAGCGATGTCCCTGCGTCGGTCGTACTCGCGTGCAAGCGTAGCGTTCCGATATCCGGGTAATCTACGGTCACGGTTATATCCGCGTCGTGCGCCAGACGCGTACGCTGCCCCTGATCCATCGCCAAACGCAACATCTCGCCGATCTCGGCTGAGGTCACGGGGCTGCTTCCAAGGAGCGCGAGCTCCCCGCCGACGCGAATAGCCGGAACCAGCCCCGTAGCGATGTGCACGTCGGACGCGCATCGGTCCTTCGCGACACGCAACGATTCCCATAGCCGCAGCGACGCGAATGCTCCGCCCTCTACGCTCACGAGCCGAGAACCCGATGCACCTCATCGATGCTGGTTTCGCCGGCTGCTATGCGTTGGGCGGCGTGCGCGATCATCGGGCTGAAGCCCTCTTCAAGAGCTAACGCGCATAGATCGGCGGACGATCCTTCCGTACCGATCCGAGCGCGCATCTCATCGCTGATGCGCAAACCTTCGAAGACGGCGATACGTCCGCGATATCCGCTGAACGCACAATCGATACAACCACCTGCGTCGAACACCGGTGCGGGCCCCACGTTCAAGGCGGCGCGCTCATCCGTCGTGGCAACGCGCGGTACTTTGCACGTTTCGCACAGCCGCCGCAGAAGGCGCTGGGCAATAATACCGGTTAGGCCGGCGGCGATCGTATGTCTCGGGATGCCAAGTTCGAGTAACCGTTCGATGGTACGCGGTGCGTCGCTGCTGTGAAGGCTGGTCATCACCAATTGTCCCGATAGCGCGGCAGACATTGCGACGCCGGCGGTCTCCTTGTCGCGCATCTCGCCGACCATGATAACGTCCGGGTCTTGCCTCAGGAAAGACCGTAACGCGAGAGCAAACGTAAGGCCGGCGCGTGCGTTGACTTGCACTTGAACGACATCCGCGATACGCGCTTCAACGGGATCCTCGACGGAGCAGAGGTGTTCTCGCGCGCCGCCGCGTTCCGCTAAAGACGCATAGAGCGTCGTCGTCTTACCGCTCCCCGTGGGCCCGCAGACGACGATGAGGCCAAAGGGCGCGTGCACCATCTCGCGATATCGCGCGTACAAGGAATGCGGGAGCCCCAGTTCCGAGAGCCTCGGAAGGTTCGAGCGCATGTCCAGCAATCGAACGACGAGCTTTTCGCCGAGCACCGTCGGCATCGAAGATACGCGAGCATCGAAAGCCCCGCGTTCGTGATCGATTTGGTAGTGGCCGTCCTGGGGCTGGCGTTTGTCGGCGATGTCCATCCCGGCCAGGAGCTTGATCCGCGAAACGATCTGCCCAAAGAGCGTCGTCGGGACCGATCCGAGCTCGGAGAGGGCACCGTCGATCCTGGCGCGCAGCCGTCCGCCCGAAAGGGTCGGCTCGAGGTGCATGTCCGAGGCCCTGCGGCTGATGCACAGGCGGTGCATCTCGTCGACCGCGCGGATGGCCGGCGGGTCGAGCTCCCCGGCTGCCATCCGCTCTCCCGCCCCCGGGGGTAACAAAGACTGGGCCCCCTGCAATAGCGCCACACCCACCTCACTGTAGCATCACACGAGCAGCATTGCCGGCGGTCGCCTTAGCAAGCGAGCGTCGGTTTGCTACTTATGCCATAGATATCGCGAAACCGCAATACGGTCGAGGCCAAGGACGCCTTAATGTCCTAGGTTTCTTTTTTGTGGGTACTTCGGCCGGCCCCGGTCTGGGCTTTTATCGGGTCCCGGCTAAGCTCCCGGGAACCTCGATCTCGGCCCGCATCTGGACCCAGCCGCGGAAGTTCGCGTGGAAGTCCGTGTCGGCGGCGGCCATCGCGACGTGCTCGAATGGGCTCAAGTGCCGATCGGTACGCAAGCGTTCGCAGAGTTCGATGTCTTTTTCGATGTCGCGTTTGCCGTCGTGGGTGAGATACGAAACGCGCGCGCATCGGGCCGCGCTGATCTTCTTTCGCGTCTCGATATCCAGCGTCTGCTCGTCGCTTTGCACCAGCGGCAGGTGCCACTCGCCGTTCGCAATCGTCGTCGGGGTGCTGGCGCGCATCGCCTCGCGCATCAGTTCGGCGGCGACGCGAATCTCGGGCTGCGCGTTGGGCGAACAGCGCAGTTCGAAGAAATTCTCCCACTCCGTCGCGGTAACGATCACCGTATGCCACATGAACGGCTCGAGCAATCGATTGATGATCTGTTTGTGCACGCGAAAGGCCTGCATCTCTTTCACGCGAGCGATCGCATCGTGCATCGCCGCCAGCCACACGCCTTTTGCGCGCTCGGCGTCCTCGTCGGTCAGCTCTTCTCCCGCCGACATGCCCTGCTGGTTGCGGCCCCACTCCACCGGCAGCACCGGGTCGTTCAGCACGCGTTCGAGTAACTTGTTGGTCGGAATCGCACGGCTGCTCGCGCTATTGCGCGAGAACGTGCGATGCGTGTTGAACTCGGATAAGACAAAGCGGGGGAAGGTCACCTGCAGCGTGGTGAGCCGCACCCCCGCCGGGCTTTGCGAATCCAGTAATACGCGCGCGTCAAAGCCCATGGTTGAAGCTTAGCCGCGATAGCGTAGGAAAGCGGGCACTTCGATGTCGTCCATGTTCACCGGCGAGATCGTTTCGAGTTTGCCGGTATCGAACGCAAGGCCGCTGCTCGCGCCGCGATAGGCGCGCGGTGCGCCGAAGCCGGCTGCCAGCACGGTCACGCGCACGCGTCCGCTCATGTTCGGATCGATCGATGCGCCGAAGATGATCTGCGCGTCCGAATCCACCGCACGGCTGATCATCTCTGCCGCTTCGTTCACTTCGTACATCGCCATATCCGGGCCGCCGGTGATGTTGAAGATCACGCCGCGCGCGCCTTCGATCGTGGTCTCGAGCAGCGGCGATGCGATCGCCTTTTGCGCGGCGTCGGCGGCGCGATGCTCGCCCGAGCCTTCGCCGATGCCCATCATCGCCGAACCCGCATCGGTCATAATCGTTTTGACGTCGGCGAAATCGAGGTTGATGAGGCCCGGCTGCGTGATCAGGTCGCTGATGCCTTGAATGCCTTGGCGCAGCACGTCATCGGCGTACGCGAAGGCTTCGTTCAACGGCGTGCGCTTTTCGATCACTTGCAGAATGCGCTCGTTGGGAATCGTGATCAGCGTATCGACTTTAGCTTCGAGCTCGGCGATGCCATGCTCGGCAATTTGCATGCGCTTGCGGCCTTCGAACGCGAACGGCTTGGTGACGACCGCGATCGTGAGCGCGCCGGATTCGCGGGCGAGTTCGGCAATCACCGGCGCGGCGCCGGTGCCGGTGCCGCCGCCCATACCGGCGGTAATGAAAACGAGGTCGGCGCCGTCGAGCAGCAGCGAGAGATCCTCGCGCGATTCTTCGGCGGCTTCGCGGCCAAGCGTTGGGTTTGCGCCGGCTCCCAAACCGCGCGTCATGCCGGTGCCGATCTGCACCGTATTCTCGGTCTGCGCGTTGCGCAGCGCCTGGACGTCGGAGTTGATCGAAAAGAATTCGACGCCGGAGAGGCCGGCTTCGATCATGCGATTGATGGCATTGCAACCGCCGCCTCCGATACCGATCACCTTGATCGTTGCGGCGTGCTCGGGAACGTAACGTCGTGAGTCGGCCATGTCGTGATGCTCCTGCGAAGAGAACAGTGCTAATTGATCCTGGGGTTGCCCCGTCGTGCCGCGCACGCCGGGCGGGTCGCGATCTAGTTCCACAGCTCCACGAGCCACTTGCGGAGTTTTGCGAAGAGCGAGGCCGCGCCGCGCCGCGCACCCTCGCTCGGTTCGTATTCGCCGTTTGCGCCGAACAGCACCAAACCGATCGCCGTCGAGAATTGCGGCATGGTAATGGCGTCGGTCAGCCCGCCGATGCCCGAGGGCGTACCGATGCGCACCGGCAATCCGAACACATCCTCGGCGATCGGCGCGATACCCGGCAGCAACGCGCCGCCGCCGGTTAATACCACTTCGCCCAATACCAAATCGCGCGGGACGTTTTCGACGATCTTCTGCTTGGCCATGCGCAGCGTTTCGAGCACGCGCGGTACCACGATCGCCTTGAGCTGCTGGGTGGTGAGTTCCTTACTCGTACGTCCGTCGAGCGTGCGTACGGTAAACGTTTGCGCGCCGTCTTCGATGCCGGCGCCGAATTGTTTTTTCACTTCTTCCGCCTCGGCAAGCGAGGTTTTCAAGCCGAGCGAGACGTCGTTGGTGAGGATGTTGCCGCCGACCGGAACCGTCGCCGTGTAGATCGCGCTTCCGAGCGAGTACACCGCGATGTCGCTGGTGCCGCCGCCGATATCGAGCAGCACGACCCCGACCTGCTTCTCCTCGGGCACCAGCGTCGCCGCGGAGCTGGCCAACGGTTCGAAGACCAAGCCGACCGATTCGAGCCCGGCGCGATGCACGCACTTGAGCACGTTGGTGATGAACGTGGTGCCGCCCGTGACGATGTGCGTATCGACTTCCAGCCTGCCGCCGGCCATGCCGACCGGGTCCTCGACGCCTTCCTGGCCGTCCACCGTGAAGTATCGGGGCAGGGCATGGATGATCTGCCGATCGGCGGGCAGATTGATGATCTTGCTGGCCTCCACCACGCGGCGCACGTCGGCCGAGCCGACCTCGCGGTCTTCGCTGATGGTCGCCACGACCGCCCGGTTGTTGGTGCTGCGAATATGCTCGCCGGTGATGCCGACAAACACCTCGGAAACGTGGACTCCGGCCATCCGCTCGGCCTTCTCCGTGGCGGCCTCGATCGATTTGATCGTGGCCTCCAAATCGACGACGACGCCTTTGCGCATCCCCAGCGACGGGGCTTCGCCGAAGCCGACGATTTCGAGCCCGTTCGGGCCTTCCACGGCAACGACCGCACACGTCTTGGTCGTGCCGATATCGAGCCCACAAACGGTCTCGTGCTTCATCCGATACTCACCTACAATGCCTAGTCGCGTTAACCGCTATATATTGGGGCCGCCTCCGCTAAACCCTACTAGGGATGGGAGATCATTCCGCGTTGCGCTGGGGGTTGGCGAGGGCTGGCGCAACTCCTTGAGGACAACCTGTGGAGCACTTGCGAACAATCCAAATCGGACGGCTCGCTTACCTTAGGCTTACAATGGGATAAAGGTTGGAGCCCTCTAGGCCGATTATCCCATGGATATGAATCGACGCCGCACGAGTCTCGAGCGTGGGCTCACGATGGCTTTTGGCCTCGTGATCTTCGTGATGCTCCTCAACCTTCCGGTCATGCTTTGGGCGATGCAGGGCATCACCAGCCAAGCGCAAGTCATCCACGACACGATCGTCAAGGGCCAGCTGGCGTACGCCAAAGTGGCGGCCGACGCCGACAGCTTGCGCGCCGCAACGCTCGAAGCGGCGACCAACCCGGATGCCGCGCGCGCCGCGACGCAGCTCACGCTCGCGAAGACGCTCGTGAAGCAATTTCCGGAAGACGCGCGTAAGATGGTCGCGATCTTCTGCCCGCAGAGCACGGCTAAAGGCGCGGCTGCCGCAAGCGGCGATGCAACCGCCGACTGCTCGCAACGCAAAGATTCAATCGGCAAGCTCGTCGACCAGTTCAACACCAGCGCGAGCGCGTTCGATTTTCAAGCGCTCTCCGCGGTGAGCTTGCTGCAACAAAATAATCGCGCCGGCGCGCTCCAACAGATCAACGGGCCGTCCTCGGCCGCGTACGAAAAACAGAGCGCCGACGGCCAAGCGATGCTCAACGATTTGAGCACCCTTGCGGATTCGCGGTTTAACGATCTCCTTCGCGCGCGTAATCTCGGCCTCGGCGTCCTCATCGCAGGAGCGATTGCGGCCCTCCTGATTGCGGTCGGCTCGATGACGTGGTTGCGCAGAATGATGCTGCGCAGCATCGGCCGTTGCGTCGAAGTGTTCGAAGCGATGGGTAACGGCGATCTCTCGAAACGCGTCAATTGGAGCGGGCGCGACTTGCTCGGGCGCTTGGGCCAAGGCGTCGACGAACTCGGCGATCGCCTCTCAGCCATGATCTTACAGATCCAACGCGCTTCATTCACGGTGCAGACCGCCTCGCAGCAGAGCAATCACATCGCGGTCGAAGTGGAGAACCGCGTTAAGGAAGAGCTCGCGGCGCTCTCCGAGGCGCTCACCTATTCGGGCGATCTCGCCAGCGCTTCGGGGACGGTTGCCGATAACGCCGAGGCGGTCGCGCGCCGCGTCTCCGATATCTCCAGTGCGGTCGCACAGATGACCGCATCGATCCAAGAGATGGATCAGAATCTGCTCAATCTCGCGACCGTCGTCGAACAGGCCGTCGCCAACACGCAAGAGATGTCGGCGTCCATCGTGCAAGTCGCCGGAAATGCCGATCGCGTGCGCTCCGAATCGAATGTTACCGACCAGCAAGTCCGCGAGGGTCGCAACGAAGTCCTCGCGCTCTCAAAGGGCATGGGTTCGATTAGCGATACCGTCCGCGACGTCGTCACCGAAATGCAGAGCCTGGACGGCGCGTCGCGACAGATCGGCGAGATTCTCGGGCTGATCGAAGAGATTGCCGACCAAACGAACCTCTTGGCGCTCAACGCCGCGATCGAGGCGGCCCGCGCGGGCGAACACGGCCGCGGCTTCGCGGTCGTCGCCGACGAAGTGCGCAAACTGGCCGAGAACTCCGCCAGCTCGACCAAGCAGATCGGCCAGCTCGTCGCCGACATCCAGAAGCGCACGACCGCGGTGCTCGACCGGACGGCCCGTGCAAATACTTTGGTGCAGAGCAACGCCGAGTCGGCTCGAAGCGTTACCTCAATGATCGAAGCGATCAGCACGCGCGTCACCGAAGTCGCGCAGTTGGTCAGCGAGATTAGCGTGGCAACTACCGAACAGGCGCGAGCCTCGGAGGAATTGGCCAAGGCTAGCGAACAGATGGGCGCGATGACGCATGAGGCCGCGGCGACGATGCGCGAACAGGCGATAACGTCGAATCAAATCCTCGAAAGCGTCTCGGAAATCGAGAATCGGACCGCTCAGGTGGCGCGGGCATCCACCGAACAGCAGACGGCCATCGGCGCCCTTGGTACGCGTATCAAGCGGTCGAGCGATCTCGGAAGCAAGAACTCCGAGGCGATCGCCGGGATGGCGTCCAGTTCGGACGAAGTCCACTCCCAGGCCACCTCTCTGCGCGAGCTGGTCGGGCAATTCGATACCGGCGCGCAGGCCGAATTCGGAGATTCGGAAAAAAACACGCGCCAGGCCCTGGAAGACCCCGGGGCAATTGCGCTATCATCTTAGGCTACCGATCCTTCTCGTTGGAGTAACCGTGCAAAAGAACATCGCCATCTTATCCCTCGCGGCTGCCTGCCTGCTGCCGACCGCGGCCCTCGCAGCAACGATCGACGCTTCGTTGATTCCGGACGGCACCTATACCGTCAAGGTCGAGAAGATCGTGGATTCCAAACACATCACCGTGGCTATGGACAACGGGGCGGAAACGACCCTGGAAGCCGGCCGCCCAACGGTCGATTTCAGCAAGATCAAGCCAAACGATCAAATCAAGTGCTCGATCATCAAGGGCGCCGTTGTCGTTTATCTGGACATGAACGCTCACTAGCAGAGTTCATGCCGACCGGAGCGAGGGGCAGCCGAAGGGCCGCCCCTCGCTTTTTTACGCCCTCGCTCCTACTTGTAAATGACGACCGGCGTGGTGGGCGCACGAAGATCGAGCGCCGCGATCGGCCGATGCGAGCGCGATACTTGCGCCACGATGGGATCGATCAGCGAGATCTTTGCGGCGAAGTTTCGCGGCCCTCCGAGCTTCACGTCGATGCCGTTGCGGAGCACGATCACGAGTTCCCCAAAGCGATCGTAGCGCAATTCGCGCGTTACCACGTTCGCACGCGCCAGCGCGAGCGCGTCGTCCCGAAGCCGCATGACGCCGGCATCCGTCACGAAGGTCCCCGGCGTTAGGGACTGCGGCGTGCGGATGAGGATGATGGGGAGCGACGGGCTCGCATCGCCCGGCGCCAGCACCCGCAGGGCGCTATCGACGATTGCGTGTCCTTGCGGCGAAACCAGTGTGGCGAACGGCTCTCGCTCCTGCACGACAACCGTGATGTCGGAGGGCAGCGAGCGGTGTACGGCCGCGCTCAGGATATAGGGAATCGCCTCGACGCGTGCGTCCATCCGCGCCGTATTCTGCAGCCACACGTTCTGACGCGGCGCAATCGCCGCGCGATTGAGGATATCGGCCGTACTCACCACGCGATTCCCAACCACGGCCGTCGCATGCGGATAGAACCCGGGCCACGATGCCAGGGCGAACCCACCGGCGGAAGCGGCCAAGATCAGCGCTACCGTCGCGATCCAGAAGCGGCGCAACCGCGCTGCGGCCGAACGCTTGTGACGCCGGGTGGGTTTGGGCCGATTAACGCCCACGTGCGGACGCCTCGCCGCTCAGCATCGCGTGTTGGATCGCTTCAACCACGCCGTCGTTTTCGACGTCGTCGACGACGATATCGGCAACGGCCAGCAATTCCGGCGGCGCGGAGCCCATCGCGATCCCGAGCCCGGCGGCGCGTAACAGCGGTGCATCGTTCCACGAATCGCCGACGGCGATGACGTCGCTCATGTCGAATCCCAGCCGCGCCGCGACGAATCGCAGCGCGTCACCCTTATCGACGCGAGGATTCAAGAACTCGACGAATTCCGGATAACTGCGCGTGACGTACGCACGGCCATCCAGAAGTTCGCGCATGCGCTCCGCGAAGAGTTTTGCAGCCTCGCCGTCGGCGACGACGACGGCCTTGGTGGCGTCGCTCTGCGCAAACGCGTCCTCAAGCGACGCGACGATCACCGGTTCGACCCCCGCCAGTTGCGCGTACATATCGGAGAAACGATTGCTCGCTTCGCTATAATACACATCGTTGCGGTAGAGCTGTACGTACAGCCCCGCGCGTTTTGCTTGCGAGACGACCTCCAATGCGGCCGCGTTTGCGAGCGGCATATCGCGCAACACCTCGTCGGTGTTTGGATCGACGATCGCAGCCCCTTGATAGCAGACGATGGGTGCGTCGAACTCCAGTTGACGCGCAAATCCAACTGCAGCGCGATACATCCTTCCGGTCACCAGCATTCCGACGCATCCGGCCGACCGCATCTCCGCGATGGCATCGCGGACGCGCCTCGCGATCACCCCGTCCCGCCCCACCAGCGTACCGTCGATGTCGAACGCAACCAGTTTCGGTACGGCAGCGCTCACTGGCCGCTCCGCATCCGCGCGGTCTGCGCGTGTTGCGAAAGCCCTTCGAATTCAGCCAGGGCCGCCAGCGGCGCCGCGTCCGCGGTCATGCGTTCGCGGCTATTCTCGACCACGGAGAACGTCCGCACGAAATCGGAGAGCGCGAGCCCCGACGAAAAGCGCGCGGCGCCCGACGTTGGTAGGACGTGATTCGTGCCTGCGAGATAATCGCCGCAGGCGACGGGCGTCATGTCGCCGACAAAAACTGCGCCGGCCTTGCGAACGAACGGCAGATATCCCGACGCATCGCGCACCTGCAGCGAGAGATGCTCGGGTGCAAAGCGCTCGACCACCTCGAAGACCTCTCGGCGAGACGCGGCGTGAATCAAAAAGCACGAGCGCTCGATCACCCGAGCGATGATCTCCCCGCGCGGGAGCGTTCCGACATCCAGCATATCGAGCAACTGCGCGACCGCATCGAGCAAGGAACGGGACTCCGAAACCACGGCGACGCGAGCGAGCGGGTCGTGCTCTGCCTGCGCGAGCAACTCTCCCACGACGAACTCGCTGCTCGCGCCCTCATCCGCTACGACCAGCACCTCGGATGGGCCGGCCAAGCCGTCAATGGCGCAAACGCCATAAACCGAGCGCTTCGCCTCGGTCACCCACACGTTCCCGGGTCCCACGATTTTCTCCACCGGCGCGATCGACTCGGTGCCGTATGCGGCGGCCGCGATCGCATGCGCGCCTCCGACGGCGTAGAGTTCGTCGACGTCGCATAGGCTGCACGCATACAGCACCGCGGGGTGGACGCGCCCGTCGCGTTGCGGCGGCGTCAACACGATGACGCGGCCGACCCCGGCAATTTTCGCGGGCACGACGCCCATGATGACCGATGAGGGTAAGGCCGCGGAACCGCCCGGAACGTACGCGGCGACCGCGTCGAGGGGCCGGTAGCAGAATCCGTACGTCGTTCCGTCCGCTTCGGTATAGCGGATATCTTCGCGTCGCTGATGCGAATGGAAGCTCGCAACGCGCTGCTTCGCGAGTGCCAGGGCGTCCGCAATCTCGGGCGGTACCAGGGTGCGCGCCCGATCGTGCATCGGTATCGGGACGCGTAATTTCGAGATATCGAACGACGGGTCGTCGAACCGCCGCGCGTACTCGATCAGGGCCGCATCGCCCCGGCTCCGCACGTCCGCCAAGATCGCGGAAACAGAGAAAGTGACGCTGGGATCCGGTTGCCATCCCGAACGATAGAGCGCGGAGAGCCGAGCGCGGTCGCTCGCGAGCAGGACGTTCATGCTTTCTGGTGGCTCCCTTCCAAGCGCTGGACGAGGCCGAGCAGCGCATCGTATTTCGCGCGAAATCGCACCGGATTCACGACCAATCGTGCCGAGGATGTCGCGATTTCGTCGACGATCACCATGTCGTGCTCGCGCAGCGTGTTTCCGGTCGCAACCAGATCCACGATCACGTCCGCAAGGCCGACGAGCGGTGCGAGTTCGACGGAGCCGTGCAACGCGATGATTTCGCACGGAAGGTCGCGATCCGAAAAATAGTTCTGAGCGGAGCGCTTGAATTTTGTCGCCACGCGCAGAAACGTAGGATACCGCTCACCTTCGTGATACCGGTCCTGGCGCCGCGCGGCCACAACGAGCCGACAAGCCCCGAAGTGCAAGTCGGCAAGCTCGCTCACCGATCGATCCGTCTCCCACAGCGTATCTTTTCCGACGATGCCGCAGTCGGCAGCGCCGAACTCCA is from Candidatus Dormiibacterota bacterium and encodes:
- the hisD gene encoding histidinol dehydrogenase, with protein sequence MNVLLASDRARLSALYRSGWQPDPSVTFSVSAILADVRSRGDAALIEYARRFDDPSFDISKLRVPIPMHDRARTLVPPEIADALALAKQRVASFHSHQRREDIRYTEADGTTYGFCYRPLDAVAAYVPGGSAALPSSVIMGVVPAKIAGVGRVIVLTPPQRDGRVHPAVLYACSLCDVDELYAVGGAHAIAAAAYGTESIAPVEKIVGPGNVWVTEAKRSVYGVCAIDGLAGPSEVLVVADEGASSEFVVGELLAQAEHDPLARVAVVSESRSLLDAVAQLLDMLDVGTLPRGEIIARVIERSCFLIHAASRREVFEVVERFAPEHLSLQVRDASGYLPFVRKAGAVFVGDMTPVACGDYLAGTNHVLPTSGAARFSSGLALSDFVRTFSVVENSRERMTADAAPLAALAEFEGLSQHAQTARMRSGQ
- a CDS encoding HAMP domain-containing methyl-accepting chemotaxis protein, with the translated sequence MNRRRTSLERGLTMAFGLVIFVMLLNLPVMLWAMQGITSQAQVIHDTIVKGQLAYAKVAADADSLRAATLEAATNPDAARAATQLTLAKTLVKQFPEDARKMVAIFCPQSTAKGAAAASGDATADCSQRKDSIGKLVDQFNTSASAFDFQALSAVSLLQQNNRAGALQQINGPSSAAYEKQSADGQAMLNDLSTLADSRFNDLLRARNLGLGVLIAGAIAALLIAVGSMTWLRRMMLRSIGRCVEVFEAMGNGDLSKRVNWSGRDLLGRLGQGVDELGDRLSAMILQIQRASFTVQTASQQSNHIAVEVENRVKEELAALSEALTYSGDLASASGTVADNAEAVARRVSDISSAVAQMTASIQEMDQNLLNLATVVEQAVANTQEMSASIVQVAGNADRVRSESNVTDQQVREGRNEVLALSKGMGSISDTVRDVVTEMQSLDGASRQIGEILGLIEEIADQTNLLALNAAIEAARAGEHGRGFAVVADEVRKLAENSASSTKQIGQLVADIQKRTTAVLDRTARANTLVQSNAESARSVTSMIEAISTRVTEVAQLVSEISVATTEQARASEELAKASEQMGAMTHEAAATMREQAITSNQILESVSEIENRTAQVARASTEQQTAIGALGTRIKRSSDLGSKNSEAIAGMASSSDEVHSQATSLRELVGQFDTGAQAEFGDSEKNTRQALEDPGAIALSS
- the ftsA gene encoding cell division protein FtsA, yielding MKHETVCGLDIGTTKTCAVVAVEGPNGLEIVGFGEAPSLGMRKGVVVDLEATIKSIEAATEKAERMAGVHVSEVFVGITGEHIRSTNNRAVVATISEDREVGSADVRRVVEASKIINLPADRQIIHALPRYFTVDGQEGVEDPVGMAGGRLEVDTHIVTGGTTFITNVLKCVHRAGLESVGLVFEPLASSAATLVPEEKQVGVVLLDIGGGTSDIAVYSLGSAIYTATVPVGGNILTNDVSLGLKTSLAEAEEVKKQFGAGIEDGAQTFTVRTLDGRTSKELTTQQLKAIVVPRVLETLRMAKQKIVENVPRDLVLGEVVLTGGGALLPGIAPIAEDVFGLPVRIGTPSGIGGLTDAITMPQFSTAIGLVLFGANGEYEPSEGARRGAASLFAKLRKWLVELWN
- a CDS encoding FtsQ-type POTRA domain-containing protein, with product MGVNRPKPTRRHKRSAAARLRRFWIATVALILAASAGGFALASWPGFYPHATAVVGNRVVSTADILNRAAIAPRQNVWLQNTARMDARVEAIPYILSAAVHRSLPSDITVVVQEREPFATLVSPQGHAIVDSALRVLAPGDASPSLPIILIRTPQSLTPGTFVTDAGVMRLRDDALALARANVVTRELRYDRFGELVIVLRNGIDVKLGGPRNFAAKISLIDPIVAQVSRSHRPIAALDLRAPTTPVVIYK
- the ftsZ gene encoding cell division protein FtsZ, with product MADSRRYVPEHAATIKVIGIGGGGCNAINRMIEAGLSGVEFFSINSDVQALRNAQTENTVQIGTGMTRGLGAGANPTLGREAAEESREDLSLLLDGADLVFITAGMGGGTGTGAAPVIAELARESGALTIAVVTKPFAFEGRKRMQIAEHGIAELEAKVDTLITIPNERILQVIEKRTPLNEAFAYADDVLRQGIQGISDLITQPGLINLDFADVKTIMTDAGSAMMGIGEGSGEHRAADAAQKAIASPLLETTIEGARGVIFNITGGPDMAMYEVNEAAEMISRAVDSDAQIIFGASIDPNMSGRVRVTVLAAGFGAPRAYRGASSGLAFDTGKLETISPVNMDDIEVPAFLRYRG
- a CDS encoding GspE/PulE family protein; amino-acid sequence: MAAGELDPPAIRAVDEMHRLCISRRASDMHLEPTLSGGRLRARIDGALSELGSVPTTLFGQIVSRIKLLAGMDIADKRQPQDGHYQIDHERGAFDARVSSMPTVLGEKLVVRLLDMRSNLPRLSELGLPHSLYARYREMVHAPFGLIVVCGPTGSGKTTTLYASLAERGGAREHLCSVEDPVEARIADVVQVQVNARAGLTFALALRSFLRQDPDVIMVGEMRDKETAGVAMSAALSGQLVMTSLHSSDAPRTIERLLELGIPRHTIAAGLTGIIAQRLLRRLCETCKVPRVATTDERAALNVGPAPVFDAGGCIDCAFSGYRGRIAVFEGLRISDEMRARIGTEGSSADLCALALEEGFSPMIAHAAQRIAAGETSIDEVHRVLGS
- a CDS encoding PilT/PilU family type 4a pilus ATPase, with the protein product MSVEGGAFASLRLWESLRVAKDRCASDVHIATGLVPAIRVGGELALLGSSPVTSAEIGEMLRLAMDQGQRTRLAHDADITVTVDYPDIGTLRLHASTTDAGTSLAFRLLPNEVPTLDSLCLPEIVRQLLNKTHGLLIFAGPTGSGKSTSLAGAIRYLSAMGKRRIICVEDPIEFRYRGKESLVTQRQVGRDVANCADAVLASLRSDPDVILIGEMRDAATMRAALLAAETGHLVLTTLHTGEAPQTVDRIVDAFDAAEQRAVRSTLANVLLGVLCQRLVRCRAARSRRVAAEVLVTNDAVRALIRDGKSHQLRNVISTGRDLGMQSLEQHLCDLVTSRDIEIEEALRQTNRGEELLALLRGV
- a CDS encoding Cof-type HAD-IIB family hydrolase; the protein is MSAAVPKLVAFDIDGTLVGRDGVIARRVRDAIAEMRSAGCVGMLVTGRMYRAAVGFARQLEFDAPIVCYQGAAIVDPNTDEVLRDMPLANAAALEVVSQAKRAGLYVQLYRNDVYYSEASNRFSDMYAQLAGVEPVIVASLEDAFAQSDATKAVVVADGEAAKLFAERMRELLDGRAYVTRSYPEFVEFLNPRVDKGDALRFVAARLGFDMSDVIAVGDSWNDAPLLRAAGLGIAMGSAPPELLAVADIVVDDVENDGVVEAIQHAMLSGEASARGR
- a CDS encoding FAD-dependent thymidylate synthase; this translates as MGFDARVLLDSQSPAGVRLTTLQVTFPRFVLSEFNTHRTFSRNSASSRAIPTNKLLERVLNDPVLPVEWGRNQQGMSAGEELTDEDAERAKGVWLAAMHDAIARVKEMQAFRVHKQIINRLLEPFMWHTVIVTATEWENFFELRCSPNAQPEIRVAAELMREAMRASTPTTIANGEWHLPLVQSDEQTLDIETRKKISAARCARVSYLTHDGKRDIEKDIELCERLRTDRHLSPFEHVAMAAADTDFHANFRGWVQMRAEIEVPGSLAGTR